A region of Planococcus sp. MSAK28401 DNA encodes the following proteins:
- a CDS encoding DMT family transporter, which yields MKPIVLGLAGAMFFAVTFVVNALMEAQGGHWVWSASLRYLFMIPFLLLIVILRGNLRPLLQEMRKYKVKWLLWSFVGFGLFYAPLCFAAAYSPGWLIAGTWQFTIIAGTLLAPLFFIKVHISGHTVIHRQCIPIKGLLFSTIILAGITLLQLDHLTNVTTSTLLLGLVPVLIAAFAYPLGNRKMMEVCEGRLDAYQRVLGMTIASLPLWLVLSIYGFSTTGLPSNSQIYQSLIVAISSGVVATVLFFMATDMVRNNMSKLAAVEATQSMEVIFTLIGELFLLNIAFPSPVALIGLTMVILGMAVHSFASRHEQNSENEKSVMHMNA from the coding sequence ATGAAACCAATTGTATTGGGCCTAGCCGGAGCAATGTTTTTTGCAGTCACTTTTGTTGTTAATGCTTTAATGGAAGCGCAAGGAGGTCATTGGGTATGGAGCGCGTCCCTGCGCTATCTATTTATGATCCCATTCCTCTTATTAATTGTAATTCTCAGGGGTAATTTACGCCCACTCCTCCAGGAAATGAGGAAATATAAAGTAAAATGGTTGTTATGGAGTTTCGTAGGATTCGGTCTTTTTTATGCCCCTTTATGTTTTGCAGCGGCTTACTCTCCGGGATGGCTAATCGCCGGAACTTGGCAATTCACAATTATCGCTGGCACTTTACTCGCTCCTCTTTTTTTCATTAAAGTTCATATATCCGGCCACACCGTAATACACAGACAATGTATACCAATAAAAGGGTTATTATTTTCAACTATTATCTTAGCTGGAATAACTCTTCTTCAACTTGATCATCTAACTAATGTTACTACTTCCACGTTGTTGCTTGGGCTAGTGCCTGTTTTAATTGCAGCTTTCGCTTACCCACTTGGAAATCGGAAAATGATGGAGGTTTGCGAAGGTCGGTTAGACGCATATCAACGCGTGCTTGGAATGACAATTGCTAGTCTCCCCCTTTGGTTGGTTCTCTCTATTTATGGCTTCTCGACAACTGGATTACCTTCTAATTCTCAAATTTATCAATCTTTGATAGTTGCAATCAGTTCGGGAGTAGTAGCGACAGTTCTATTCTTTATGGCTACCGATATGGTCAGAAACAACATGTCAAAGCTTGCCGCAGTTGAAGCCACACAGTCTATGGAAGTTATATTTACATTGATAGGTGAACTTTTTCTTTTAAACATTGCATTTCCATCTCCCGTAGCATTAATTGGCTTAACAATGGTAATACTAGGAATGGCAGTACACAGTTTTGCTTCCCGTCATGAACAAAATTCAGAAAATGAAAAAAGCGTTATGCATATGAATGCATAA